One stretch of Anabrus simplex isolate iqAnaSimp1 chromosome 3, ASM4041472v1, whole genome shotgun sequence DNA includes these proteins:
- the LOC136866703 gene encoding cell surface glycoprotein 1, whose protein sequence is MEWLRLTLLLGALLCLGNGMPDGTWLRNFGIDLENTAVELHELDDTPVKVNETTSPPTESSNPTEPPTSPPTQSSNPTEPPTPPPTPPPTQSSNPTEPPTPPPTQSSNPTEPPTPPPTQSSNPTEPPTPPPTQSSNPTELPTPPPTQSSNPTEPPTPPPTQSSNPTEPPTPPPTQSSNPTEPPTPSPTQSSNPTEPPTPPPTQSSNPTEPPTPPPTQSSNPTEPPTPSPTQSSNPTEPPTPPPTQSSNPTHPPTPPPTESSNPTVPPTPPPTESSNPTEPPTPPPTQSSNPTEPPTPPPTQSSNPTEPPTPPPTQSSSPTEPPTPPPTQSSKPTQPPTPPPTQSSNPTEPPTPPPTQSSNPTEPPTPPPTQSSSPTEPPTPPPTQSSKPTQPPTPPPTQSSNPTQPPTPPPTQSSNPTQPPTPPPTESSNPTVPPTLPPTESSNPTEPPTPPPTEASDPTEPPTPPPTEASDPTEQSTPSPTESSTENVPTGSSNTTTSTANGASTSSSSGPSTGSSTDPITQSTTSKPKTNNSCGQFSHLVYFLLANCVLYHFI, encoded by the coding sequence GAATGCCTGATGGAACATGGTTGAGGAATTTTGGCATCGATTTGGAGAATACTGCGGTCGAACTTCACGAACTCGACGATACGCCTGTGAAGGTTAATGAAACTACTTCACCACCCACAGAGTCCTCAAATCCAACTGAACCACCTACTTCACCACCCACACAGTCCTCAAATCCAACTGAACCACCTACTCCACCACCCACTCCACCACCCACACAGTCCTCAAATCCAACTGAACCACCTACTCCACCACCCACACAGTCCTCAAATCCAACTGAACCACCTACTCCACCACCCACACAGTCCTCAAATCCAACTGAACCACCTACTCCACCACCCACACAGTCCTCAAATCCAACTGAACTACCTACTCCACCACCCACACAGTCCTCAAATCCGACTGAACCACCTACTCCACCACCCACACAGTCCTCAAATCCAACTGAACCACCTACTCCACCACCCACACAGTCCTCAAATCCAACTGAACCACCTACTCCATCACCCACACAGTCCTCAAATCCAACTGAACCACCTACTCCACCACCCACACAGTCCTCAAATCCAACTGAACCACCTACTCCACCACCCACACAGTCCTCAAATCCAACTGAACCACCTACTCCATCACCCACACAGTCCTCAAATCCAACTGAACCACCTACTCCACCACCCACACAGTCCTCAAATCCGACTCACCCACCTACTCCACCACCCACAGAATCTTCAAATCCGACTGTACCACCTACTCCACCACCCACAGAGTCCTCAAATCCAACTGAACCACCTACTCCACCACCCACACAGTCCTCAAATCCGACTGAACCACCTACTCCACCACCCACACAGTCCTCAAATCCAACTGAACCACCTACTCCACCACCCACACAGTCCTCAAGTCCGACTGAACCACCTACTCCACCACCCACACAGTCCTCAAAACCGACTCAACCACCTACTCCACCACCCACACAGTCCTCAAATCCGACTGAACCACCTACTCCACCACCCACACAGTCCTCAAATCCAACTGAACCACCTACTCCACCACCCACACAGTCCTCAAGTCCGACTGAACCACCTACTCCACCACCCACACAGTCCTCAAAACCGACTCAACCACCTACTCCACCACCCACACAGTCCTCAAATCCGACTCAACCACCTACTCCACCACCCACACAGTCTTCAAATCCGACTCAACCACCTACTCCACCACCCACAGAATCTTCAAATCCGACTGTACCACCTACTTTACCACCCACAGAGTCCTCAAATCCGACTGAACCACCTACTCCACCACCCACAGAGGCCTCAGATCCGACTGAACCACCTACTCCACCACCCACAGAGGCCTCAGATCCGACTGAACAATCTACTCCATCACCCACGGAATCTTCAACTGAAAATGTACCTACCGGTTCTTCAAATACGACGACCTCAACTGCTAATGGAGCATCTACTTCGTCTTCAAGTGGACCTTCAACTGGATCTTCAACTGATCCGATAACACAATCCACTACATCTAAACCCAAAACCAATAACAGTTGTGGACAATTCAGTCATCTGGTTTACTTTCTGCTCGCCAATTGCGTCTTATATCATTTTATATGA